In Nasonia vitripennis strain AsymCx chromosome 2, Nvit_psr_1.1, whole genome shotgun sequence, a genomic segment contains:
- the LOC100118453 gene encoding 39S ribosomal protein L30, mitochondrial — MLKAVRVVYTQVRYYKHNSIPKQWAKDGKKYGLITYYPRYPDHEDPPIKPTKLFLIERVKPLKGNPHWDKNTLKSLGLDSEKKCKHTTIVKNTPEICALLWSIKHLIKVTPIEMPDNLPDTDSVSTYLHENGKLMIFPPVDEKRYKATEEFRNNPRRLDGDTLQEKLRLKWLLGFDNTP, encoded by the exons ATGTTGAAAGCAGTAAGAGTTGTATACACTCAAGTGCGATATTACAAGCATAATAGTATCCCCAAGCAATGGGCAAAAGATGGAAAGAAGTACGGCCTTATCACCTATTATCCCAG GTACCCTGATCATGAAGATCCACCGATAAAACCCACCAAACTTTTCTTGATTGAACGAGTCAAACCATTAAAAGGCAATCCACACTGGGATAAGAACACATTGAAAAGTTTAGGTCTTGATTCAGAG AAAAAATGCAAGCATACAACTATTGTAAAGAACACCCCAGAAATATGCGCTTTATTGTGGAGCATAAAGCATCTGATCAAAGTAACTCCCATAGAAATGCCAGACAATTTACCAGATACAGATTCCGTGAGTACTTACCTTCACGAAAATGGAAAGCTGATGATTTTTCCACCTGTTGATGAAAAACGGTATAAAGCAACAGAAGAGTTTAGAAATAATCCAAGGAGATTAGACGGGGATACTCTGCAGGAAAAACTGAGGCTCAAGTGGCTTCTAGGATTTGATAACACACCATAA